The proteins below come from a single Caenibius sp. WL genomic window:
- a CDS encoding DUF4126 domain-containing protein, whose protein sequence is MGIVEIIGLAGSISLLSGWRIYLCTFAVGLAMRTGWLSLPNHISGLDVLANPWVLGISAIGLIAEFFADKLPWLDSIWDTVHTLIRPVGGALLAMAIVDAQDPAWQVVSLLLGGGAALLSHSAKAGTRAAVNTSPEPFSNIALSTGEDVATGGLLALALTNPATAIVIAGVLLLVVVATLLLLHRLVKRLLRPPPPRSG, encoded by the coding sequence ATGGGGATCGTCGAGATCATCGGCCTTGCAGGCAGCATCAGCCTGCTATCGGGCTGGCGGATCTATCTGTGCACGTTCGCCGTGGGCTTGGCGATGCGGACAGGGTGGCTCTCGCTGCCAAACCATATCAGCGGGCTCGACGTGCTGGCCAACCCGTGGGTGCTCGGCATTTCCGCTATCGGGCTGATCGCCGAATTTTTCGCCGACAAGCTGCCATGGCTCGATTCCATCTGGGACACCGTGCACACGCTGATCCGCCCGGTCGGCGGGGCGCTGCTGGCGATGGCCATCGTCGACGCGCAAGACCCGGCGTGGCAGGTGGTTAGCCTGCTGCTGGGCGGCGGGGCGGCGCTGCTGTCGCACAGCGCCAAGGCGGGCACGCGCGCGGCGGTCAACACCAGCCCCGAACCGTTCAGCAATATCGCGCTGTCGACCGGGGAAGATGTCGCCACCGGCGGCCTGCTGGCGCTGGCGCTGACCAATCCGGCGACCGCCATCGTGATCGCGGGTGTGCTGCTGCTGGTCGTCGTGGCCACGCTGCTGCTGCTGCACCGGCTGGTGAAACGGCTGCTGCGCCCCCCGCCCCCACGCTCCGGCTGA